The genomic region CAGGCAGAGTCCGACGGATTTTGCGTCGACGGAACCCCACCCGTCGTCGGCGTCGTCAATCTGCACCTACGGTGCACACAGAGTGGACAGACGCTGACAACCGGTTCGTGGACAGACTATATCGACCAAGAGAGCGAAATCGATTATTACGAGTGGTCGCTCTACAACATAACAGGCCAAAACAATGTCACGGATTTCAAAAACGTCGGCGGCAACAACACGATTAGTAAGCTGTTGACTCTAACCCACGGCGACGAGTACGAACTCCGCGTGAAAGCGCGCAACAAAGCTGGACTCGAGTCGGTGGGTAAATCGTCTATAGTTCTCTACGACATTACTCCACCTATACCGTCATACGTGTACGACGGCTCGAAGACACAAGACGTGGACTATCAGTCAGCAACCACTGGAATAAAGGCATACTGGGGATCGATGGACGACCAACAGACCGCCATTGTTCGGTACGAATGGGCAATCGGCACACAAAGAGGTGGAGAGCAGACAAGACCGTACGAAAACACGGGTCTCACAAGAGAAGGTAGCTGCCCAACCTGCATACTATCATCAGGGGTCACCTACTTTGTCACCGTCATGGCCGTCAACGCCGCCGGACTGAAGGCGACCGTCTCTTCCGATGGAATTCTCATCGACGACACTCCTCCACTGCCGGGAATCGTATTCGACGGCAGTTTGTCTGGCAAGGATATAGATTATCAGGCCAATACGACGTCACTAAGTTGCAGCTGGGAGCGCTTCAGAGACGAAGAGAGTCCGATCATCATGTACGAATATTGTTTCAGCTCAAACGTCGAAACGTGTGACTTAGGCTCTACAAAAAACGTCGATCTGCTTGCTTTCCGATCAACAGCACACGGATTTTCGCTCAAACATCTATCCACCTATTATGCCATCGTCACCGCCACCAATGGCGCCGGCTTGGAGTTCTCCGCAAGATCGGACGGCGTCGTAATCGACGCGACGCCGCCGACGGCGGGAAGAGTGAGAGAGGGCGAACAACGCGACGTCGACTGCATTTGGATCAACGAGACGTTACAACTCAATTGGGACGAATTCTACGACGACGAAACGGACGTCGTCCGATACGAGTTCGGCGTCGGGAGCGCACCGGGTTTCGACAACGCCGTAGTCTTTACGTCGGTCGGACTCAATAAGACCGCTACCTGCAATCTCGATTGGTCAACGTTCCAAACGGTCTACGCGACCGTGACGGCCTACAACGAGGCGGGAGGGCGTTCGACCGCATGGTCCGACGGAGTAACTGTTCTCTCACCACACCCAGGATCCATACAGCCCGAAGAATGCGTGTCATTCGGATACGTGGTGTGAATCCACACTACGTCGGCCCACCcaagaaaacaatttaaacCTTAAATAGAGATGGGTACTGTAGTAAAACTTGAACGGTATTGCCGTCCGTGTTTAGAAGTATTTTAGATCATAACACAAACCTTTATGCATATGTGTACGTTGGTGTACGCATcaactatttaattaagggGCAGCTTTTGGTCTGTTGGTCATTCTAACCTGAGCAATTTCGAATTGTTCTATGGTGTATACACAATTGTATTGGTGACAATAAATTTCTTCTATTACAATGCGTATAACCGATGGGATCATAACCCACCTACCAATTCTTGCTGTGCCAACGAATAAAGAAAAGGCACAtgaagaataaataaacaggAACAGACGCTAGGGTTGGACATAGtatcgcgtagccagactctttcCGCCACGTCATACTTCCAGGATTGGTATGAAGCGGCGgaaagagtctggctacgcgagactaggttGGCCACACAAACGGTACTCTAGACGTGCAATACCACAAGTGAGACGGTCGAATGATATAAGATAGAACAAGCCGGACGCTGCCCATACAAGATATGATAAGAAGACCAAGTCAACAAAGCGCAACcattcagacaaacaaacaacaaatgaacACTGGACATGACAACTACCgaatttcttcaaatagtaaCCTGTGTTCAATTAGTATCCCTGCTCAAATAGTAACCAGTGAAAAATAATAACCCGCGCTTGATTAATAACCCATGCCTTGGGTGTCAGAGACTAAAGgtaacacaaaacattgaaGGAACAATAGTCTGGCAGAAGAGACACTGTCAGAAGAAGGTGAAGACAATGATCATGACAATGAGGAGATTAAGTTTTTTATGATGAGAACACTGAGCAACAACTGGTAACTGCATAGGGGTTACCGTAACTTGACAGTTTTGCACGCGTCAAGAGTGTGTTCCTCTAATACTTACACAGCTAGGTCTTTCCTTCAACTTCAACCATGAAAGCTAACCCGTGCTCGATTAGTAAATCTGCTTAAATAGTAACCCTTGGTCctaatcagtttgaaaaatagtaacgcACGGGTTACTATacaaagaaatacggtatgcACATAAATGGAAGAATACACAGGAAACAACTGACAgagaacagacacacatgacgaACCAATTAATGCAAGGAAATagaaccaaacagacaaacaattatacCAACGAAAGAAAACAACAATAAGAGAAATTACCACCTGACCACCTGTTTGTCACAGACTTTGAGATACAGCATGCAGCCACCAGTGACAGCTGATGTTCTCTACTGACGGTCTCAAACACAATGTCATCTCCATTTGCTTGTATACAAAATTGCTTACCAACACCAACAGCCTGGTGTAATCTatgtacaaaacaaaaatgtcCTTTTGTCATTCGACAGAAAATGTAGCAGAGAGTCCTAGAGAGAGCTGCTGCAACTTGCTCAAGATCATTCAATTTACAACCAAATATGTCACTGTCACTTAGTCAGTAGAGTCCACACGTAATAACATGTAAAGTTGACAACATTCTCGATCAACGCCCGACATGCCAGTTCTTGGTCAGAAACTGTCTCGACATCTTGTGCCGACTGAGAAGACTGATCTGATGTCTTCTTGTACACAACAGTGAACTCCTGTCAAACAGTTACGTCGATCTCTACATGCTCAAGCCGCTAAAACTTGATAACCGATCTTACTGCCTTGTTTCGAGATCCGGTAGCATGTAGAGTTAGTAAAACAAAAGCATCATGAAATTCTGGACTAAATACAATCTATGACAAATAATGCAAAATTAGCGTGATAAATGATTCTGGCATATAAAATAGTTTGTAACAAAAACTCTCAACAGACAAAACTGCACAGGCAGAAAGTTTGCAAAAACTGCGGAAAGCACATGTTCTGCAGTTTATTTCCTCTcttacaaacaacacataaaAGGAAGACATACCAAATGAAACATTGTGCCATCTGGTTTTTTGAAAGTACGCACTTGTTCACCAAACCGAACAGTTAAGCCGCTATCAAACAACCGTGTTTAGCAAATGTCAGAAAACTGCAGGAAAAAGTCTGCTCACCTCACTAAACCGTGATACCATTCTCTGTTCATCTGAAGAAATGGAGCAAGCCTCTTATCCATGGAGTCTAAACTGACGGGAGAGACCAGGCACAGCAGCTCATCAAACTCTTCAAAAGTTAATCGAGTGATCACAGTCTGTGCATAAACACTGTATGAACCACTGTTCAATATGTACCAAAAACAGCCATACCTCATCTATCTGGCTACTGCTTTTGTCTTGAGAACTCCCGCGTGAAGAAGTTTGGTCCTTCTTGACCGATCCTGGATCAGCGTAACCAAACAACAAACGTTTCCACAATGAATCGCGACGAAAATGCCTGGTAGCTGAACGAATTGCATCCCCAAGTAGCTGCTTTGCTGCATTCACTTGCTCTTTGATAGCAGCAGGATCCAAAACTGGAGCAGGAGAAATGGTTAAATCTCTGGTAAACGAATCCTCATCCTCGTCATCCTCCTCATCATCCTCATTGTCAGCACCATCAACAAGATTATTCGCTGTCTTAGGAGACCTGCCAGCAGGGGAACTGCTTGTTGGTCCTGTCTCTTCCTTTCGACTGAGTGAACTGCTTCGAATGAACTTGACAATAGACTGTCTCCATCCTCGAGGAGATGTCAAAGTAAGTCTGGGGAATATGTGATGCCGACTGATTAACACCAGGTAGAAACGTAAATGCATCTCGTAGCTGCTGCCTTGCAATTCAGTCGAGTCAAGACTCACCATTTCGAGACCTTTGCTCTTCTGGCAAATCAGCAAATACGAATGAAACTCCATGTCTGACGGAAAAAATCTAGATTGCACTCCTTTCTTCTTACTGAGCGAAACATCATCACTTGCTTTCATCAAGACAAGTTTATCCCCAGCAGCCATTGTCCACACAGGCTCGCATGGAGACGCTGCCGCAGAAAACTGATTGATACTTGTCTCCAGAGTCTTCAAACCATAAGCAGTCGAATTGACAAGAAGGTACCGAAACAAGTCATCAGGACTTGCTGTTACCGGAATAGACATAGCAATGTCATCGGTCAAGAGACGATTCCTGATGTAGGTTGGCGGGTTCACACAGAGTGTGTTGAAGTCGTCGAGGAAATCCATCAGAGGATATCCGCTCGGAAGCAAAGACTGCACCCCTGGTTGAGTCGATAGCAAATTGTGAATCTGGCGAAGATGAAAATCATAAGCAAACGAATGCACATGTGTCAGATCTTTCAAGTGACTGCACTCGTCCGTAAATAGCTTGCTCATCTAAAAGACAACTAGTTGTCGAGTACAAGAACACAATTTTGCTGTGGTCACACTATGGTACCTGTGTATTCAGTACAACATCCCGACGAATTCGAGACGCTTCCAGAGCGTACAGTCTCACCGAGAAGTATGAATCCTACAATAAGCGAAACACAAGTAGTATATAAGTGCTGGTCTTAGACAACTTTCCAGAACTGGCATGCCAGCTAGTGCCTCTTATAGAAAGTAATTGAGACCCAGAAAAGGGAAAGGGTTCATAAAACCCTGTCTACAGTCTGCCGGTTCTGGACTATTTCTGAGCCAGTCGGTTGCCTCTTCTGGAAAGTAGTTCAGAACCGGCACTCTATATACTATCGACACATAGCACTACATAGAGTGTGCAGAAGACAAAACAACCAGCACAAGCATTGTTATACCTGGAAGGACAATTCCATCAAAATCAAACCGCCTGCCAAAGTTTTCTGAAGACACTTTGAACCTAGCAGTCCAGTATGTGTAGAGTTGCTGTTCTGTATAACAAACACCAGAGGAAATTACCTGTAACCTTCAAAACACCTAAAGAAAACTAACTGCAGAAACAACAAACGGCGATGGGCTGGTCTCCTTCCCGCTGTCAACAGAGCTAGATCTGTAAATCAAGAATTCAATTACCACAAAAGGGCATGTACAAGAGTACTAGCACCCTATGCTACCCTTTAGATGCAAAGTCTCTCTATCAAGTCTCAGCTCTATACCACACTAATAATCTAAGAAGGTTACCTGAACAAAGAGCCACCCTGTTTCACGTCAATGACCAAAAAGCCAAGCTGCTGTTCGAGGTACGTCACATAGTCATTCAAGAACGCGAAGCGTACACATTGGTGCCAATAGTCTTCTTCTTCACCATCAAACCCACTTCCTGCTTCGCTGTCCACAGACTTGACATCTCTACTACCACCAGCTTGAGCAGCCGCCGTGAAGTCCTGCATTATCCCCattcaaacaaatcaatagCAAAACAATATATTAATAGGCACAATGTTGGATAGCGCTTACGTCTACGGACAGATCAATGTTGATCGCTTCTCGTTGGTAGCTCGTTTCAATAAGAGTCTTGCGCCACTTCCGACTGAGCAGCAATGGTGAATTACAGTAGTGTATAAGGCGAGCTGTCTGTTTCAATACCACCAAAAGCTCCATCTGAAACACTCATTTCATCAGCAAAACATGTAATGGCAATCATGTAATGGCAATCATGCAATTACACAACTCATACTGATATTGCAGTCTTCTGTTTAGATCGACCCTGCCAAGTGTCAAGAATATCTGCCAACTGAATAGCCCGGTTGTCCACTAGAAATTAAACAGGAATTAAGCAAATCCTCAGAGTGGCTTGCCAGCAATTGTGCTGCTTCACTTTTTCTTTGATATGCCTTTAAGTCCTAAATGCAACTATATCAAATATTTTacagaaacagagagagaagTTGAAGATCATACCAATGCTTGCTTGCAGTGGCGGCGGACCGGATCGCTGTGAGAAGAGTAAAGACTGTAGTGCATCGGTATTCTTGGAAACGTCTCTCGATAGAGGCCATCAAAGTCGTCCAGTGTGCTTGAATTGGTGCGGTTACTCGTGGATCCTGAACTAGCGCTTTGTCCTCGGCCACTTGGCGACGTTGCCCCTCGAGAGCTGCTTGCTGCCCGACTGCTCTGTGGTGTTGTACTCTTGCTGACTACACTATAAAGCGAGCCTCTTTCCCGTTGAAGAGACTGCACAAAATAAAGATCATTTAGAAACAAGCCATATTTCACTTGCTGAAAGCTACTACTTCTTTCGTTGGAGGTACGGTCTCTTGGACTAGCTGATCCAAGTCGCTAGAATTCCTTTTCAAAACAGCTGCTGCATTctaaacacacaaacgtgtTACGAACAGACAACCGGATGATAAAAATCCTTTACTTCTCTTGAGCCTCTAGAAATAACCGTTCGAAAATGGTGAAATAGACCCATTTTCTGCCCTAAAACAAAGTCGAGGAAACGACTGCGTGCATTCTGCCATTCAGACAGTCTACTCAGAAAGCGGTCAATCCGATTGTTGAGCTCAGGTGGGTAGTTGTACGTGTAGAATATGatctatatatacaataaCTTTTAAGGTATAATTTACTAGTATTATACAAAGATGgcacaaacagaacaacaacatcaatgcATCAAATTGATCATAGAAGTATCATACGATACAACTTGTCAAGACTGCCACATATGGGTGTGGTACTGAAAGCCATTCAGTGCCTGGAACCAACGTGAATAAAGACTCCAGATTCCTTGATGTTGTATACAATTTCAAGAAACCTGGAGTCTACATTACGTTGGCCTCTGAGGCACTGGTACCACTGAGCCCTCAAGGATACTATTTGTCTGGCAAAGCAAGGAGAACAGGAAGAAAATCGCACAGTGTACAGGAAATTAATGTCATAGAGTCCCCTGAAACCAAACGACAGTTCTCTGAAGCCAACTTTCACTCCAATGCCATGGTTACAACAGCCCTGGATACAAAGCTAAACCAACGTTGTAGACGAGTAGGTCAGCCAATGAGCGTAAAGACAAAGAAACGTGAAGATACATAATACCTAATGATcagcaacaagcaacaactacCACAACAAACGTCTTGCCTGCTTGTCTCTAATATGAAACAGAAAGAACTTTTGTCTTGGAATAAATTGATCCTGTTCAAGAAACGTGTGCTGTCCCGGTGGTTTTCCAGTCGCAGTGTGGCCATCGAATGGCATGAACTTTatgctctgcttgcttgcacctggcaaacagacaaccacagTCACAAGAGCTGTAGATGCAGTCTCACAAAAAGCTACAGATAACCTTGTCCAGCTTTCTTGTTTGAATGAATGCCACCAGCCATAGATTCTGCAAGACCAATCAGTATATCTAACTAATATCTCCTATACATGCAGGGATATGGTCTAACCAAAACACAGTAAATGAGTGTTGTGCTCCTATACTAAATTAAAGTTGACACACTACAAGTATGTAAAGACACTCAACAACACCCCTCTTCATAAAGTGCCAAGACACTGCCAATCAACATTTCAAAGTGCCACACCTACACAATGATTATTAAGAATTACTCCTGGAATATCAAATGATAACTCGTCACAATCCTTGTGTAGCTGTGGCACTTCCATACTAGCACACTCCTACTCTGTAACTTACGGTTTTACAACACTCTAAAGGGAGTCAGCATGTTAATGTAGAACGAGTGACAAGTAGCAGATGTGACAATCAACAATGTATGTACAATTAGACCTTCAACTTGCATAAAGAGagaattgacaaacagattcATTGACAAAGACTGAACGGCAGGGTAGTCAGTAATTGTCATTTGTTAGTAATAAAACAATTGTTGGCTTAACAGTTCTAGTCTTACAGGCaccacaaaaacaaagagacCAGACAAACTTGGAGACAAAGAGTAGAGAACAGATACACTCTTGCTAATGACAGAGAAAAAcaaactcacatgcacacagaaagacaaaaacaaacggACACTCTGACAGACTGTCtgccacaaagacagacagaaggaaaAGCACATACAAACTTGAAAAGTCTAAAGAACAACATGTCAACAGGCATATGCATGACACAggaacaagaaaacaaaagttaCCCAACGCATTATCACACTCCTCTCTTACCTACTGTGTATTGCCAGTCATCTAATTTTCTTCCCGTAATGATAAATGATTGATCACCCAATGGCATTTTCGTTACATGTAAACCATCGCATGACGTCTCGCCATCCCTTGTACTCTAGATACCCAACTTAATAAATCACTCATAataaaatacaacaaaacgtCTACCTCCAGACTTTTCCTTCTCGTTTTGTAAGGACGATAAGTTTGATCACAGTTTTccaaacaaaatgtaaatGGTGATATCTCAGGAAAGAAAGTTGGAATTGCCCGTTCAATTTCTTTCAGCAGGTAGTCGACAGCATATCGTGACAATAGTGACAACTTGTAACAATGAGTAGTTGGACTTTGAATCTCGCAAGCGTGATCCATCAAACAAATGCCCTTCTTGTGAAATGCACTCATCAGACTACCCGTGTCACCCACAGCAGCCTTTTCCAACAACTCACGCAGTCGCTCACTTTCTCTTCGTTGAATCTCTTTTGCAAGCCAACCGGGAACTTCTTTGGAAATTTTAGACTTTTGTGGAGATTCTTCCAGTGATGACGTCCTGCTATACTCGACAAATGCACTGTGTAAAGCAAACTTGACATCTTTAGGTAATGAGAAACAACTGGACACACCCGGGGAGACAACAGGTGCCTGACCCGAGTTCTGACCACTGATCATTCTTTTGAGTCGCCTAGCACTAGGCAGAGTGTGTTGGTGTCTTTTCTTTGTTGGAGTGTCAATAGCTTGACTTTGGGGAGGAGCATGAGGTTCTGGCGTTTCAGGTCTGTCGTCAACTCGGCAGTCGTCTTTATCAGAACCACATGATTGCGTCCTAAACACCTCTGCCTTGGCATCCAGATCGCTCTTCCCACCCAAATCAAATGCCAAACAAGGTGACTCACCAGGTTGAACGTACACTATTTCAGCCCCTCTATTGCATGTCAGTGTGAGGCTTTGGCTGCGCTCTGGATACCGATACAAAAATAAGCATAGTGAGATTAAGAGAAACGAGAAGATACTCACCAGGTGTGGGGTGTGATACTGTCACGATAGCCCATTCATGGTACTTGTCTGTATCTACTTCTTCAGCATCAACTGTTTTGTCTGGGTCAAGATCCACACACGGAATTGGTGTCAACGGCATCACTAACACAAAATACTCCAGGAGATAGTCACACAAAGCGTGTTCTACACTCTTCATGAGTTTTTTCTTCAAGTTGCTGAGACCGACATCACCTCGCACCCACAGCTGAAATTGCACCGCGGGATCACACACTGCATGAGAAAAGATGAGATATTACTATCAACAAAGACACATTGTACAATAGCTTACCTCTTGATGCATCCAACTCTGACTCAAAAACAGCAGTAAGAACAGCAATGGAGTGATCTCTTATGTCAAAAGTGCTTTCTGCTTCATCAAGTCCACTAAATACAAATCCAGTGCACTGAGCATACACACAAGCTAGACCTAAAACACAACATTTTCTTGGCCCTCACCATGTAATATGCCATTTTGCAACTCACCTGCAGCAGATTCTATTGGAGACCGACAGTACAGAAACACACAATCGTATGGCAAAAGTGTTTCTGGCTCTTCTCCAAGAGTTTGTGAATGTCTGAATTGGCTTTCTGAGGACAAAGTCTGATAGTTTGGTGCCACAAGAAACTGCAACAGATGCTGCTGAAGATAATACAATAACGCTCGCTGATCAAGAGGAATCAAGTTTGAAACAACGTAAGAAAACTCGGTGGTCGGTGCCATTCCCAGTGGCTGTATAAACTACAACAAAGAACTCATAAAAAAAGACGTTCACAGTGaattgttgtttaattaacctgTATGTCAGCAGTATCCAATTTACTATTTGGATTTCTTGAAATAACATTCGTCAAGCAACTCAACAAAGTGTTCTCAATCTTTTTCTGCAAAATGCCTACCAACTCCACAGTAATGTCCGGGCCTAAAAGTCAACAAAAAGTAAATCAAAAGCATAAAAAATAAGTTTCTACGATAAGTGATGTGGAAATACCGGCAGACTACATACCTGGCTTTGTAATACCAAATACTTCAACAGCTACACTTTTATCGAGTTTACTCTCATTGTTTGGCTCTGTCAAAGTGCGATTGTTAAATGCACCCGCTGTGCTCCAGTCATCTCCATATTCACTCGCTCCTCTGACAGACATGGATGAAGCACTGCGCACTTCCATTGAACTCTGAGATCTCAACAATTTTCGATTTGACGGTCCCAAATACTCAGTCACACACATAGACTCTGACAAACTACAAAACAATGTGCAAGATCATGCTACACCGTTTTCACTAACTTGAGCCGTTTGCATTACCGGATGTAGAAAATATTCTCAGAACCACCCTGTTCCTGGTAGACATACATGTTCTTCCTGTTTATGACCATAAATGGCACAAGTGCCGCATGAGCAGCTTGAAGgcctacacacaaaaatatttaCTAAACATTAATTAGACTTGTGAGACTTGTGACAATAATTGAGCACAAACCAGCAGCTGTAGCTGCAACCCTCCAGTGCAAAGGGATGTGGCATGTGTGCTGCAGACTGCACTCAAAGTGACCAGGAGGTAGAGAATTAATGGCATTCTGCTCAACTAACAACAAACTCATAAATTActaatttaacttaattaaataaaattaacatATATTTACATGATAAGGATGTGTAGTTGAAAGAAAGGGGTGATGACGAAAACACTAAGCTGCCTTGAGCCCACGTGTCCTCTTTCGACTCGGAAAGCAGCAAGTGGTGACAAACACGTTTCTCCAGTAAACTAGTCAGTAACATTGCCTGATTGACCAGACGACACTTCGACTTCACCTCAGTTTCTACTTGTTCAAGAAGACATCGCTGTCTATCCTCATTTGCAGATGACGTCTCTGAATACCTAAATGGATACAAACATTATGCTCCAAATAATTTTCCAAGAAAATTGGAAATCAACCTCGAATGAAAATAAAGATCCACATGTTGAGGTGAGACCTTCAAAATGAGCCACAAATCAGAACAGGCGGCAATAGCGTGACCTTCGGCTTCTTGTAACATCCGAGTCAGATATGGCATGCTGCTGTCATCTTCACTTCCTTCACCCGTAGCAGCATCATATGTTGTCACAGAGTCTAAGCTTATGCCGCCTAAACTTGCTTGGCTTGCGTATGTAGATGGTAATTGCAATGAATCCATGTGAACCTTGTGAGATAGATCTACTGATCCTCGTCTACTGCCTCTTGTTTGATGATCAAGACCTTCCAAGCTCGAGTACAGAGAACCAGTTTTCATGTGTGAATGCCGTAATAGAGGTCGATCTTCGCTGAGATAATAATAGTTCTCTACTTTGTTGAGATTGTAGCTAGTAATAAACATTGACTCAAATTCCTACAGAAGTATGCCAACATGTAAACACAAGATGGCAATACTGTTACAGATCTAACCTGGATGAAACGACGCATGCTCTGTTCCACAccgtaaacaaacagaagtggAACCCGAACAGATTGACACGACTTCACCTGACTAGATTGAATGTGACAAACTACTTTCTCCAACGTTGCTGACGTTATGGGTACAGTCGTCCGTGCTGCTGCTATTATCTCATCGCTCATCAACCAGACAATCTAACACAAACCTAATGTAACTTGACAACATTGCTGTTATCAATAAACAATTACTTGTTTGCGTAAATTTTCCACTGCCCTGTGATGGGATATAGACAAGTGGCCAAGAGGATTCAAAACCACTTCATCCTCGTCACTAAATAGCATAATGTCAACTTATTGAATCACACAATGATGTGGAAGATCATCATCAACCTGTGATCGGACAACGTAGGAGAAAAAGGACGAAACGCCAGCCTGCGTTCATATCTTCTCTCTCTTGGTGAAGAAGGTAAAACTTCATCTGTGCTTTCCAGATCCAAATGTGGAATGTCAAGTGCATACGTATCCTGTGAAAGAATGCATAGCTGATACAAGAAAAAATATATTTGCTTCAATGACAGCAACACCGTAAGTACCTGCTGGGGTAATGTGAACAGTGTAATATCGAGTGTAACACTCACATCCAAGTTGCTGTGGTCAAGTGGCATGCTTCTGGTGTTAGCATCATCATTATCCAGCTGCTCCACAATTCTTCCTGCATACATACAGCATAACTTAACTATTTGAAACACTCAAAACAACATTACCCAAACAGGTGGGAATGCTCGTTAACGGTGCTGTCACATGAATATGCcctgttttcttgtctttgacaGAGCAGATAAAGCTAATGAATAGCGGCAAATCATTTGATTCACTGTCCTCTTCTTCACCTTCTTCA from Corticium candelabrum chromosome 10, ooCorCand1.1, whole genome shotgun sequence harbors:
- the LOC134185239 gene encoding KICSTOR complex protein SZT2-like, with translation MFDFGVVENLSGQRLFHSRNTIQVSLVVEAGYDFLVDISAKKAAGSSPFRSAVVKCFLQTVRNFQRSDQLMIHLSSFSTVSAHHSVPQSAQDGLPLFYVQPGSSTPVLSQDVASPSKEKGRKPKMRDPVSQFATFWRPVISLDTSIWYKWFHIHRIAVQLDYDAYDEKSARDHLHVPNASGRFSTAQCRKAAGSLYSALTDWSTFVLLENHSYIRFITSNSESESSPPSHFCLARLTQKSPHMVVRIAFVAGTPPDIQFEMVEGLRGMLNTLVVERQTPRMPKMSVTTKGRQKKLVSQETIIQTPAFVMTKVPERIFVRYEKLPAELTHSQEQAAVRGTFGNEDALVGIGEKTSVGSGSTLVMRSLENYLYHIRWVWRLHPDETDQESSFLSVTTVGLILSALLRLRLREGFHIASSALGLVYLVKELQMKETDDLTQPCLLQYVLFPPLACGSSGTSEQSHSGAAVLKAKKLHIVTEAWIEPQCGSITNCSPSMRGWEGLDYQQILDEVHRSSTSLVSTLCSYEQLFLMCCHPGLCPPPTRQCSDGRPNGNVSLQHVPFLFDVCLLLRQTRQLQLLFSGFGKGQSSQANARLLSLICEKLVGVCETKFLIQDADAVRLTEQIWLRCPEEDRQHDRLKWLLGVCRWNCFLKPAGESRLFVVLVPDSSTYCKSVSSESDDETDSAIPVYIYECHQWMESEKKDKEVTGATEVTALDADVVEDLTFLRQNHEVRFDASETDQDSCVRYHGASRRVTRTSRNSSTAVFVNTVSTQLATFRERVKDVYYQCFVEATFVALRNREYVDTASVTDAVELCEEGRIGIDLTDFLSTICVHFSGIDGQLKRSGSDLATPVLEKAASVENDGDLLAGRSSICGHPLPICRVFGNMIEAQFSSILASSFQAVPASREVFFFSPYGTSWESLSQSSDSPQDTLGQSLTDCSDNGDVDFTDMGQRSESRADSEGFEEVFTQEAAEEDVEVAFLGYSSGSKADKDEEGEEEDSESNDLPLFISFICSVKDKKTGHIHVTAPLTSIPTCLGRIVEQLDNDDANTRSMPLDHSNLDVSVTLDITLFTLPQQDTYALDIPHLDLESTDEVLPSSPRERRYERRLAFRPFSPTLSDHSDEDEVVLNPLGHLSISHHRAVENLRKQIVWLMSDEIIAAARTTVPITSATLEKVVCHIQSSQVKSCQSVRVPLLFVYGVEQSMRRFIQEFESMFITSYNLNKVENYYYLSEDRPLLRHSHMKTGSLYSSLEGLDHQTRGSRRGSVDLSHKVHMDSLQLPSTYASQASLGGISLDSVTTYDAATGEGSEDDSSMPYLTRMLQEAEGHAIAACSDLWLILKVSPQHVDLYFHSRYSETSSANEDRQRCLLEQVETEVKSKCRLVNQAMLLTSLLEKRVCHHLLLSESKEDTWAQGSLVFSSSPLSFNYTSLSFEQNAINSLPPGHFECSLQHTCHIPLHWRVAATAAGLQAAHAALVPFMVINRKNMYVYQEQGGSENIFYIRLSESMCVTEYLGPSNRKLLRSQSSMEVRSASSMSVRGASEYGDDWSTAGAFNNRTLTEPNNESKLDKSVAVEVFGITKPGPDITVELVGILQKKIENTLLSCLTNVISRNPNSKLDTADIQFIQPLGMAPTTEFSYVVSNLIPLDQRALLYYLQQHLLQFLVAPNYQTLSSESQFRHSQTLGEEPETLLPYDCVFLYCRSPIESAAGLACVYAQCTGFVFSGLDEAESTFDIRDHSIAVLTAVFESELDASRVCDPAVQFQLWVRGDVGLSNLKKKLMKSVEHALCDYLLEYFVLVMPLTPIPCVDLDPDKTVDAEEVDTDKYHEWAIVTVSHPTPERSQSLTLTCNRGAEIVYVQPGESPCLAFDLGGKSDLDAKAEVFRTQSCGSDKDDCRVDDRPETPEPHAPPQSQAIDTPTKKRHQHTLPSARRLKRMISGQNSGQAPVVSPGVSSCFSLPKDVKFALHSAFVEYSRTSSLEESPQKSKISKEVPGWLAKEIQRRESERLRELLEKAAVGDTGSLMSAFHKKGICLMDHACEIQSPTTHCYKLSLLSRYAVDYLLKEIERAIPTFFPEISPFTFCLENCDQTYRPYKTRRKSLESTRDGETSCDGLHVTKMPLGDQSFIITGRKLDDWQYTVESMAGGIHSNKKAGQGASKQSIKFMPFDGHTATGKPPGQHTFLEQDQFIPRQKFFLFHIRDKQIIFYTYNYPPELNNRIDRFLSRLSEWQNARSRFLDFVLGQKMGLFHHFRTVISRGSRENAAAVLKRNSSDLDQLVQETVPPTKESLQRERGSLYSVVSKSTTPQSSRAASSSRGATSPSGRGQSASSGSTSNRTNSSTLDDFDGLYRETFPRIPMHYSLYSSHSDPVRRHCKQALDLKAYQRKMDNRAIQLADILDTWQGRSKQKTAISMELLVVLKQTARLIHYCNSPLLLSRKWRKTLIETSYQREAINIDLSVDDFTAAAQAGGSRDVKSVDSEAGSGFDGEEEDYWHQCVRFAFLNDYVTYLEQQLGFLVIDVKQGGSLFRSSSVDSGKETSPSPFVVSANSNSTHTGLLGSKCLQKTLAGGLILMELSFQDSYFSVRLYALEASRIRRDVVLNTQMSKLFTDECSHLKDLTHVHSFAYDFHLRQIHNLLSTQPGVQSLLPSGYPLMDFLDDFNTLCVNPPTYIRNRLLTDDIAMSIPVTASPDDLFRYLLVNSTAYGLKTLETSINQFSAAASPCEPVWTMAAGDKLVLMKASDDVSLSKKKGVQSRFFPSDMEFHSYLLICQKSKGLEMVSLDSTELQGSSYEMHLRFYLVLISRHHIFPRLTLTSPRGWRQSIVKFIRSSSLSRKEETGPTSSSPAGRSPKTANNLVDGADNEDDEEDDEDEDSFTRDLTISPAPVLDPAAIKEQVNAAKQLLGDAIRSATRHFRRDSLWKRLLFGYADPGSVKKDQTSSRGSSQDKSSSQIDETVITRLTFEEFDELLCLVSPVSLDSMDKRLAPFLQMNREWYHGLVSGLTVRFGEQVRTFKKPDGTMFHLIVFSPEFHDAFVLLTLHATGSRNKAEFTVVYKKTSDQSSQSAQDVETVSDQELACRALIENVVNFTCYYVWTLLTK